The proteins below come from a single Fusarium verticillioides 7600 chromosome 3, whole genome shotgun sequence genomic window:
- a CDS encoding CMGC/CDK/CRK7 protein kinase produces METASKPPRRRRHAAMRDERELNDQGEGARHERGMKPSQRSRSPRQIRDSRHDSDARRNRPLTRPEPHSSRRRRHSHDRNRDRASRLTPEASRRVPEVEDLIPRYRERHREIEEKPPRRSQSRSPGHDYISRASPSAAKRHRSRSPSLTISNRKRSRRNRSPKPRTRDISLESPSRKHARHSSRDRRKPSPRQEERSSKSPTRSRPRSPAKSDSGSRRADRDTQSQLDRPLPRSRSRSLTSEHHLASSRRARASSREDQRTSGLGRTSSRRQLPPRSPQASRGRRSREGSPGWRHSSRSDIDEDMASRNNLRGGYNPKYHQKSHISNDPYSPSPQHVSYHNSPSRSPYAPSRGGWNGHQPYPPQHPQGSSYGPPSGPSSHYHSNTTRSPPYAAPTGPMQQYPQGGSYRGGYRGGGFRGRGRGGFKNSHWNSGLPSRGHHDDLGNERFSNVDDHGNTGPEPMGVQEGVFQSHDELGEDSSQSVEDRANPLTTPNRPPPSGPGGSSGSKFSFAFKPSSKPVVTAPKPEISQKLNAAPRREPQPENRERDRARDQECEPPRSAPTEPASSRSRHERRHPPEGPKVAPRMRKVMKIMKRPKPRPTLPADLVDSESVFFRKPGNESVVGSGTYGKVFKGLNVYTKGMVALKRIRMEGERDGFPVTAIREIKLLQSLRHVNIVNLQEVMVEKNDCFMVFEYLSHDLTGLLNHPTFKLETAQKKDLAKQMFEGLDYLHTRGVLHRDIKAANILVSNEGVLKIADFGLARFYAKRHQLDYTNRVITIWYRSPELLLGETKYTAAVDVWSAACVMVEIFDRNAIFPGDGTELSQLEKIYNVMGTPNLKDWPNLIDMAWFELLRPTVKRRNVFAEKYRDKMSPAAFDLLSAMFHYDPAKRPSAAQVLQHAYFTEEAPVARQATELATHNDWHEFESKALRKENDRREREARKLAKETAGRDKEKDKKRFNEGTDQRDTKRLQVDKNGGNKPMPAVAPPNSTAEP; encoded by the exons ATGGAGACCGCATCCAAACCTCCACGTCGACGTCGACATGCTGCCATGAGAGACGAGCGAGAACTTAatgaccaaggagaaggggCTCGACATGAGCGAGGAATGAAACCCTCACAGAGATCAAGGTCTCCCCGTCAAATTCGCGATTCTCGCCACGATTCCGACGCACGCCGCAACCGCCCACTCACAAGACCAGAACCTCATTCATCTCGCCGTCGTCGCCATTCACACGATCGTAATCGTGATCGCGCTTCTCGTCTAACGCCTGAAGCGTCACGTCGAGTaccagaagttgaagatcttATTCCGCGTTACCGAGAACGCCATCGCGAAATCGAGGAGAAGCCTCCACGGCGCAGCCAGAGCCGAAGCCCAGGCCACGACTATATCAGCAGGGCATCGCCCTCGGCAGCCAAACGACATCGAAGTCGGAGCCCTTCTTTGACCATTTCCAATCGAAAGAGATCCAGAAGAAACAGGAGCCCCaagccaaggacaagggaCATCAGCCTGGAGTCTCCATCTAGGAAGCACGCCAGGCACTCCTCACGCGACCGACGTAAACCATCgcctcgccaagaagaacgatCTTCTAAATCCCCCACACGTTCACGACCTAGATCTCCAGCAAAGTCGGACTCGGGTTCGCGACGTGCAGACCGAGATACTCAGTCCCAATTGGACCGACCTCTGCCACGGTCACGAAGCCGATCGCTTACATCAGAGCATCACTTGGCTTCATCCCGACGAGCTCGTGCATCATCTCGCGAGGATCAACGGACGTCGGGTCTTGGGCGGACTTCCTCACGGCGACAGCTTCCACCACGATCACCTCAAGCAAGTAGGGGACGGAGATCTCGAGAAGGGTCGCCCGGTTGGCGTCATTCTTCGAGGTCCGATATTGACGAAGATATGGCCTCGAGAAACAATCTTCGTGGAGGCTATAACCCGAAGTATCACCAAAAATCACATATCAGTAATGATCCATATTCCCCATCACCCCAACACGTTTCGTACCATAACTCGCCTTCTCGATCACCCTACGCACCATCGCGTGGTGGATGGAATGGTCATCA GCCCTACCCacctcagcatcctcagGGGAGTAGTTACGGTCCCCCAAGTGGCCCTTCTAGCCATTATCATTCCAATACTACACGGTCACCGCCATACGCCGCTCCGACCGGCCCGATGCAGCAGTACCCTCAGGGGGGGAGCTACCGCGGTGGCTACAGAGGTGGCGGTTTTCGAGGTCGTGGGAGAGGTGGCTTCAAGAATTCTCATTGGAACTCAGGCCTTCCTTCAAGAGGACACCACGACGATTTAGGCAATGAACGCTTCAGCAATGTGGACGACCACGGAAATACAGGCCCTGAGCCTATGGGTGTTCAGGAAGGAGTATTCCAATCTCACGATGAATTGGGCGAAGACAGCAGCCAGAGTGTTGAAGACAGAGCAAACCCATTGACTACCCCCAACAGACCGCCCCCATCTGGTCCAGGAGGGTCATCTGGTAGCAAGTTCAGTTTTGCCTTTAAACCTTCATCAAAGCCAGTGGTCACTGCCCCAAAGCCTGAGATATCACAAAAGTTGAATGCTGCACCTCGACGAGAACCTCAGCCTGAGAATCGAGAGAGAGATCGGGCCCGAGATCAAGAGTGCGAACCTCCCCGAAGTGCACCGACAGAGCCAGCTTCCTCACGGTCACGCCACGAGCGTCGCCATCCTCCCGAAGGCCCTAAAGTTGCGCCCCGTATGCGTAAGGTGATGAAAATCATGAAGcgaccaaagccaagaccgACTCTACCAGCTGATCTGGTGGACTCGGAAtctgtcttcttcagaaaACCCGGAAACGAGTCAGTCGTTGGCTCTGGTACTTATGGCAAAGTTTTCAAGGGCCTGAATGTTTACACAAAGGGGATGGTCGCCCTCAAACGAATTCGAATGGAAGGCGAGCGTGATGGGTTTCCCGTCACAGCTATCCGAGAaatcaagcttctccagtCTCTCAGACATGTCAATATCGTCAATCTTCAGGAGGTCATGGTCGAAAAAAATGATTGTTTTATGGTGTTTGAATACCTGTCGCATGACCTCACGGGGCTGCTGAATCACCCTACATTCAAACTGGAGACGGCTCAAAAGAAAGACCTCGCCAAACAGATGTTCGAGGGCTTGGATTATCTCCATACGCGAGGGGTACTCCATCGCGATATAAAGGCTGCAAATATACTCGTCAGTAACGAAGGAGTCCTCAAGATTGCTGATTTTGGCCTCGCCCGATTCTACGCCAAGCGTCACCAGCTGGACTACACCAATCGAGTCATCACCATCTGGTATCGCTCGCCAGAGCTATTACTTGGCGAGACTAAGTacactgctgctgttgatgtatGGAGTGCAGCATGCGTCATGGTTGAGATTTTTGATCGAAATGCCATCTTCCCAGGGGACGGGACCGAGCTTAGCCAACTGGAAAAGATCTATAACGTGATGGGCACGCCGAACTTGAAAGACTGGCCCAATCTCATTGATATGGCTTGGTTTGAACTTTTGCGCCCAACTGTGAAGAGAAGGAATGTCTTCGCAGAGAAGTACCGTGATAAAATGTCACCAGCCGCCTTCGACCTGCTCTCCGCCATGTTCCATTACGACCCTGCAAAACGGCCCAGCGCTGCACAGGTACTCCAACATGCATACTTTACGGAAGAAGCACCAGTAGCCCGCCAGGCTACAGA ACTCGCAACACATAATGACTGGCATGAATTCGAGTCTAAAGCCCTGAGAAAGGAGAACGATCGACGCGAGAGAGAAGCCAGAAAGCTGGCTAAAGAGACTGCCGGGCGGGAcaaagagaaagacaagaagcgcTTTAACGAAGGGACCGACCAGCGCGACACAAAGCGGTTGCAGGTTGATAAGAATGGTGGAAACAAGCCCATGCCGGCAGTCGCACCACCGAACTCGACCGCTGAGCCCTAA
- a CDS encoding CMGC/CDK/CRK7 protein kinase codes for MLNSPRPSGATDCERVTDVKAQGALMETASKPPRRRRHAAMRDERELNDQGEGARHERGMKPSQRSRSPRQIRDSRHDSDARRNRPLTRPEPHSSRRRRHSHDRNRDRASRLTPEASRRVPEVEDLIPRYRERHREIEEKPPRRSQSRSPGHDYISRASPSAAKRHRSRSPSLTISNRKRSRRNRSPKPRTRDISLESPSRKHARHSSRDRRKPSPRQEERSSKSPTRSRPRSPAKSDSGSRRADRDTQSQLDRPLPRSRSRSLTSEHHLASSRRARASSREDQRTSGLGRTSSRRQLPPRSPQASRGRRSREGSPGWRHSSRSDIDEDMASRNNLRGGYNPKYHQKSHISNDPYSPSPQHVSYHNSPSRSPYAPSRGGWNGHQPYPPQHPQGSSYGPPSGPSSHYHSNTTRSPPYAAPTGPMQQYPQGGSYRGGYRGGGFRGRGRGGFKNSHWNSGLPSRGHHDDLGNERFSNVDDHGNTGPEPMGVQEGVFQSHDELGEDSSQSVEDRANPLTTPNRPPPSGPGGSSGSKFSFAFKPSSKPVVTAPKPEISQKLNAAPRREPQPENRERDRARDQECEPPRSAPTEPASSRSRHERRHPPEGPKVAPRMRKVMKIMKRPKPRPTLPADLVDSESVFFRKPGNESVVGSGTYGKVFKGLNVYTKGMVALKRIRMEGERDGFPVTAIREIKLLQSLRHVNIVNLQEVMVEKNDCFMVFEYLSHDLTGLLNHPTFKLETAQKKDLAKQMFEGLDYLHTRGVLHRDIKAANILVSNEGVLKIADFGLARFYAKRHQLDYTNRVITIWYRSPELLLGETKYTAAVDVWSAACVMVEIFDRNAIFPGDGTELSQLEKIYNVMGTPNLKDWPNLIDMAWFELLRPTVKRRNVFAEKYRDKMSPAAFDLLSAMFHYDPAKRPSAAQVLQHAYFTEEAPVARQATELATHNDWHEFESKALRKENDRREREARKLAKETAGRDKEKDKKRFNEGTDQRDTKRLQVDKNGGNKPMPAVAPPNSTAEP; via the exons ATGTTAAATTCCCCGCGACCATCGGGGGCCACTGATTGTGAGCGGGTCACCGACGTCAAGGCtcaag GTGCACTCATGGAGACCGCATCCAAACCTCCACGTCGACGTCGACATGCTGCCATGAGAGACGAGCGAGAACTTAatgaccaaggagaaggggCTCGACATGAGCGAGGAATGAAACCCTCACAGAGATCAAGGTCTCCCCGTCAAATTCGCGATTCTCGCCACGATTCCGACGCACGCCGCAACCGCCCACTCACAAGACCAGAACCTCATTCATCTCGCCGTCGTCGCCATTCACACGATCGTAATCGTGATCGCGCTTCTCGTCTAACGCCTGAAGCGTCACGTCGAGTaccagaagttgaagatcttATTCCGCGTTACCGAGAACGCCATCGCGAAATCGAGGAGAAGCCTCCACGGCGCAGCCAGAGCCGAAGCCCAGGCCACGACTATATCAGCAGGGCATCGCCCTCGGCAGCCAAACGACATCGAAGTCGGAGCCCTTCTTTGACCATTTCCAATCGAAAGAGATCCAGAAGAAACAGGAGCCCCaagccaaggacaagggaCATCAGCCTGGAGTCTCCATCTAGGAAGCACGCCAGGCACTCCTCACGCGACCGACGTAAACCATCgcctcgccaagaagaacgatCTTCTAAATCCCCCACACGTTCACGACCTAGATCTCCAGCAAAGTCGGACTCGGGTTCGCGACGTGCAGACCGAGATACTCAGTCCCAATTGGACCGACCTCTGCCACGGTCACGAAGCCGATCGCTTACATCAGAGCATCACTTGGCTTCATCCCGACGAGCTCGTGCATCATCTCGCGAGGATCAACGGACGTCGGGTCTTGGGCGGACTTCCTCACGGCGACAGCTTCCACCACGATCACCTCAAGCAAGTAGGGGACGGAGATCTCGAGAAGGGTCGCCCGGTTGGCGTCATTCTTCGAGGTCCGATATTGACGAAGATATGGCCTCGAGAAACAATCTTCGTGGAGGCTATAACCCGAAGTATCACCAAAAATCACATATCAGTAATGATCCATATTCCCCATCACCCCAACACGTTTCGTACCATAACTCGCCTTCTCGATCACCCTACGCACCATCGCGTGGTGGATGGAATGGTCATCA GCCCTACCCacctcagcatcctcagGGGAGTAGTTACGGTCCCCCAAGTGGCCCTTCTAGCCATTATCATTCCAATACTACACGGTCACCGCCATACGCCGCTCCGACCGGCCCGATGCAGCAGTACCCTCAGGGGGGGAGCTACCGCGGTGGCTACAGAGGTGGCGGTTTTCGAGGTCGTGGGAGAGGTGGCTTCAAGAATTCTCATTGGAACTCAGGCCTTCCTTCAAGAGGACACCACGACGATTTAGGCAATGAACGCTTCAGCAATGTGGACGACCACGGAAATACAGGCCCTGAGCCTATGGGTGTTCAGGAAGGAGTATTCCAATCTCACGATGAATTGGGCGAAGACAGCAGCCAGAGTGTTGAAGACAGAGCAAACCCATTGACTACCCCCAACAGACCGCCCCCATCTGGTCCAGGAGGGTCATCTGGTAGCAAGTTCAGTTTTGCCTTTAAACCTTCATCAAAGCCAGTGGTCACTGCCCCAAAGCCTGAGATATCACAAAAGTTGAATGCTGCACCTCGACGAGAACCTCAGCCTGAGAATCGAGAGAGAGATCGGGCCCGAGATCAAGAGTGCGAACCTCCCCGAAGTGCACCGACAGAGCCAGCTTCCTCACGGTCACGCCACGAGCGTCGCCATCCTCCCGAAGGCCCTAAAGTTGCGCCCCGTATGCGTAAGGTGATGAAAATCATGAAGcgaccaaagccaagaccgACTCTACCAGCTGATCTGGTGGACTCGGAAtctgtcttcttcagaaaACCCGGAAACGAGTCAGTCGTTGGCTCTGGTACTTATGGCAAAGTTTTCAAGGGCCTGAATGTTTACACAAAGGGGATGGTCGCCCTCAAACGAATTCGAATGGAAGGCGAGCGTGATGGGTTTCCCGTCACAGCTATCCGAGAaatcaagcttctccagtCTCTCAGACATGTCAATATCGTCAATCTTCAGGAGGTCATGGTCGAAAAAAATGATTGTTTTATGGTGTTTGAATACCTGTCGCATGACCTCACGGGGCTGCTGAATCACCCTACATTCAAACTGGAGACGGCTCAAAAGAAAGACCTCGCCAAACAGATGTTCGAGGGCTTGGATTATCTCCATACGCGAGGGGTACTCCATCGCGATATAAAGGCTGCAAATATACTCGTCAGTAACGAAGGAGTCCTCAAGATTGCTGATTTTGGCCTCGCCCGATTCTACGCCAAGCGTCACCAGCTGGACTACACCAATCGAGTCATCACCATCTGGTATCGCTCGCCAGAGCTATTACTTGGCGAGACTAAGTacactgctgctgttgatgtatGGAGTGCAGCATGCGTCATGGTTGAGATTTTTGATCGAAATGCCATCTTCCCAGGGGACGGGACCGAGCTTAGCCAACTGGAAAAGATCTATAACGTGATGGGCACGCCGAACTTGAAAGACTGGCCCAATCTCATTGATATGGCTTGGTTTGAACTTTTGCGCCCAACTGTGAAGAGAAGGAATGTCTTCGCAGAGAAGTACCGTGATAAAATGTCACCAGCCGCCTTCGACCTGCTCTCCGCCATGTTCCATTACGACCCTGCAAAACGGCCCAGCGCTGCACAGGTACTCCAACATGCATACTTTACGGAAGAAGCACCAGTAGCCCGCCAGGCTACAGA ACTCGCAACACATAATGACTGGCATGAATTCGAGTCTAAAGCCCTGAGAAAGGAGAACGATCGACGCGAGAGAGAAGCCAGAAAGCTGGCTAAAGAGACTGCCGGGCGGGAcaaagagaaagacaagaagcgcTTTAACGAAGGGACCGACCAGCGCGACACAAAGCGGTTGCAGGTTGATAAGAATGGTGGAAACAAGCCCATGCCGGCAGTCGCACCACCGAACTCGACCGCTGAGCCCTAA